The Brassica oleracea var. oleracea cultivar TO1000 chromosome C7, BOL, whole genome shotgun sequence sequence CTTTCTCACATGCGAGCAAGAAAGTCAATCGTATGAAATTATCTCTGGTGTTGTAATCGATTCTTCTAATCAGCAATAAAGAATGTATTGAGTGGAGATCCTATCTTTCTACTTAACATTATTATAGATATCAAATTCTTGAAGTATAACCCACATTATCTCTATTAGTTCGCATAAAGTTTATCCACGCTTACATATAGTGTTTCTTTCTTATGATTCAAGCTGCTAACTTATGATTGTTTTCCCATGAAATTTAAGATGTGTTCATAATGTTTTTCTTCTTTACACCCCGTCCGTAGGACGGCTTTGACCCTAGTTTATACAAAATAATAAGAGATACTTTGAAGGCTTCTAAGCACATCCACCTAAGCAAAAATAATCAGCAAATTAGATTGAAGCATGTTATTAATAATTCTACATCAGCAATCTCATTTCATACATGGTTACAATTCCATGGATGAACTCCACCTTCTTCAAAAGTAAATGCTTTCTTCAATTAATTAGGAACCAAAATCGACAGCCCCTTTTAAATTCTTCAAGCATTCCAGCATCACTATATTAACCAGGGAAAATTTCCAATTCAAAAAAATTCTCACACACCCAACTCATCATCTAGTCTAGGCGATTTATCGGGGAATCCTCGTGATGAAAACAACATTGAAAGCTACCACCAGAAATCATCAACGCCATTGAAAGATCAAGTTGCCACATCAGAAACCAAAAATCAGGAGAAAATCTGATGAGACTTCTCAATTCGTTCAATTTGTTTGACTCTTTGTTTTACCGGTTTGTGGATGTCTCACCGATTAATTATATTTTTTAATTAAAAAATGTATTTATTGTTTGTCTCTCCGATCTGAAATATTTTCAAATTTTAGATGATGATTATGATCCAGCAATATAGGTCATGAGCCACATATTTTGTGTATTGGGTCTCATCATGTTTAATGTTTTATAGAATCTGCAGCTGATTTCATGTCTCAAACTAAAATAATTCTTGAAAAAAGCTGTAGATTCTGGAAAACATCAAACCTGATGAGATCCAATACACAAAATATGCGACTGATGACCTATATTGTCTGATCATAATCATCATCTAAAACTTGAAAATATTTCAGATCGGGAAGACAAACAATAAATACAGTTTTTAATTAAAAAATATAATTAATCGGTGAGGCATCCACAAAAAGTTAATCAAACTGAACGAATTGAGAAGTCTCATCAGATTTTCTCCTGCTTTTAGGGTTTTGATGCAAAAACTTGATCTTTCAACGGTGTTGATGGTTTCTTCTGGTAGCATGCAATATGTTTTCATCACCAGAATTCTCCCATAAATCCCTTAGGCTTGAAATTGAGTCTTAGACATTTCAAATTAGTAAGATCATCATATTTATTTCTCTGTATCTGTTAACCAGTAAAATCTATTTAATATTATTTAAAATTAATAAACTATTTGCAGTAATATTTAATACCTAAATATTATGCTATTTATATCTATTTAGAAATGATTAAATAAGAGGCTTTTATATACAGATGTATAGCCAATAAATAGTATTTTAGAAGAATAAAAAATGGGTCTTTGATAGAAACAAACAAAAACTAAACACTACGCACATAAATCAATTGTTTTGTCTTTGAAATAAAAAATATAAGAAAATGACATAAATATTCATAATAGCGTGTTAGCAGTTTATATGCATTGAATAAGTTGTATACATTTATATTTATAAATGAAAACGTTGTTAACTAAAAGTATACAATTTTATACTCAAAATCCTGTACTAACAAAACATCTTTAGTAAACTCATCACGAGTTACAATAATTGTCTGCATCATCGTGGACATTATAAAGTCGCACAAAACATGGGGAATGGTCTTCTTTTTTAGAGACATGAAAATATAATAGGAACTCTGTCTTAAGAAAAATATACCCAAAATACATTCCGAGTCCAAACTTACTATTAATTGCTACAAAACATATTTACTAGGTCATATTTTCAGTAAATTTAGTGTTTAGTCACTAAAATTTTAAAAATGCAAGAGCCTTGCGAACCCAGGTAAAATCGGTTCAGGATCATGGGATCCTTTTCTATTAGATAGGAAGGGTTGTTGCACAAAGGATTATAAAGGTTCAACCAAATGTTGGAAAAATACGAACTATGCAAGGAATGGAGCTTAAAAAATCAAATGCAAAATAAAGGTTGTTGTAGGCTTCCTTTTGAATACGTAAACACAAACAAAAGAAATACAAAAAAATACAAAAAATGTGTTAAAAACTATCTCACATTGACTTTTGTAAGTCATATATATGGGAAGACCTACATCAAATTTTAGACAATTATAAATCATAAAACAAGTCATCAGGATATTAATCACTAACACAAACATATATAAATGTGAAGGAAAGAAAATTGTATTACCATATCTGTTTTTTGCTAATTAATTTTCTAAAAAATGCATGAAAGTTATTACTTGTCTCAGTATCATGAACAAGATTTTATTTGAGTGAATTACATAATTAGACACTTTTTCTATTTCTTTTACACCAAAAGACATTTATTGCATGAGGCACATAAAATGATAGTATCGAAAATGGTTTTGGACCATTATGCCCTTAATGATTTAGAGAACTAGTTGGAGTTCTATTGGAGAAAACGATACTGGCTAAATAGACTATTTTTAGTTCAGTTAATATTAAATAGTGTTTGGTTTATCGATATGTGGGATTGATTATTAGCCACATGATTTGTAGAGTACATTTTGATCTAAGGGTGGTTGTAGTTTATTAGATTTGGAATTAAAAAAAAATTTACGTGTAGTTGGTTTAATGTGTGTAAACCGGAATGATATGATTTAATTTGATTTGTATAGTAAATAGAAAGGGTCATCATTCTATATTGGATGTGGATACGGAAGAGTGAATGTGGACACCGTAGAGTTTCCGACACAAAGAGAGGATGTGGATATGGAAGAGTGCGAAGGAGATGATTCCTCGAAGGAGAAGAGTGTATGTGGACAAGGTTGAGTGGATGTGGACACTGTAGAGTTTCCGACAGAGAGAGAGTGTGGATGTGGATACGAAAGAGTGCATAGGAGATCTCCGATGACACTAACTTTCTGCGACAAGACAGCTGCTGCGGTTGTAGCGACACTCTTTTACACTTTCATCTAAATAGTCGACCTCACTTCAAGGCATAAGAGATTGACGATTTGGTTAGTTCCATGTGATGGAGAAGGATCTCGAATATTTATTTGCAAATCGACAGTCAATTATTCAGCATGTAGCTTTGACATGAAAGATTTATGAATTTATGAACTTATTATAAATAATGATTTTCTGAATATGAAATTGGATAATCAAAATTCAGACGAAAAAGAATCTGAAAGAGATTGTATAGATTCATGAAGTGAGAGAGAATAAAATAATCAAAAGAGAAAACAAATTATTGAGTAAAATTTGTTCTCTATTTTCTCAATTTCGTGGTGGTGCAAGTGGATCTGTACAGAAGAAGAGGAAAGAGACAATGGAGTAGCAACTACTTTTTTTTATTACGAATAGAAATAAAAAAAAAGATTATAGAAGAGAAAGATAAAACAAGTGTTTAGTTAGTTTGCTTGAAGGGCAACTGAAACATTCTGTATAGAAAAAGTGTGACACCAGAAGTGTTTGTTTGTGTAATTGAATTGTAATTGAAAAGTCATAAAGTGTTTATGATTGTAATTTTTTTCAAATCCAATATATCTTCATTTGTTTAACCGTTTTATACATTTCTTTGTTTACTGTTTTATACATTTCTTTGTTTGATGGTTCCAATTTATAAAGAATGACTAAAAAAATACATGGAAAATGAAAGCAAAAAAAAAAAAAATCATAAAGCATGACAAAAACCAAAGGACAAAAAAGGTGAGGGAGGCAACAAAAGAGTAAAGTGATTAGCCCTTGCGCCGACAAAAGAAAAAAAGTCTTTTCCTCTGTTCTCTCTCATAGATCTTTCACAGAGGAAAAGTGATGAGATGAATCTCTGGGCAATCGTTTGTTGTCTTATGGCGGTTTGCTTCCTCTCCGGTTTCGGTGTCACTGACCGGTTTTGTCTCTGGCATCGCATCTTCTTCTCCGATGGGCGGTCGGCTTCTGCCTCCGGCGTCGCATCTTATTCTTCGATGGGCGGTCGGCTTATGTCTCCGGCGTTCTCGCTATCTCTCAAGCGTATGGACGGCTGGCTGTGTCTCCGCCGTGCTCTTCATCTTGAAGTTCTCTGTGGTTTTACCGGGGTCCTCCCGGTGCCGTTTGATCAGTTTTTTTCGTGGTTAGCTGCTCAATTGATTCTCCTTCTCAGCCTTCGATTGATTCTTCCCTCCCTTGGATAAGGTGGTTTCATCTTCGAAGCTTACCTATATCTTTAAAGATGTTCACTTCGCTTGTAGGAATCTCGAAGGTTTGAGATCGATTGATGTCGATTGAATTCTTCTTGGAAACGCTTGATCCGTCAGATTTGACTCCTCGACTGACCGGGGTTGAGAGCGGTTCGGTTGAACGGGATCTCCTTCGGTTAGGCTTCGCTGACGGCGTTGCTCCGTCGTACCGTCTTTCTGGCACCGGAGGAAGGCAGCTGTCTCATTTCTTGACGCGTGTACCATTGATTGCTGGACAATCGGACACGTGGTGGAGGTGTGAGGTTTCCTTCCCCAACGGTTCTCGTCTATGGGCTGATGGCCCGTAGTTCGTTTAGTCAATGTTCGGCCTGTTTGTGTTTGGGCGTTTGTGGTTGGCCTTTCTCTTGGCCTGTTTGTTTGACTTTTGTTTTGCTTGTAAAGTTTGGTTGGGCTTGGCTCTTGTGGGGCTTTGCCCCATTTAATAAAAAGTATGTTCAGATGACAAAAAAAAAAAAAAAAAAGTTGTAAAGTCATTAGAAGACCAAATGTTTTTTTTTTAAGAAAGCAAAATACATTACATGCCTAAGTAAAAAGGCACATCACAAACCATAATAGTTCATGGCTAGAAATGGAAAATGAAAAGCCATTTGATTAGAGTGCAAGTTCAGCCATACAAATCAAAAGCTCAAAGCAAATCCACAAGTACACCTTGTGCAACGCACAAAATGAAACATATATAGAGAGAGATTCAACATACTATTATATCTAAATAAATCCCATCCTGTAAATAGAAGCGAGGAGAGTGGGAGTACCATAGAGAGAGAGAGTGGTCCAGATAGCGCTGGACCGAGAGTTACTTCCCAAGAACAGTTGCAACTGAAGAAGGAATATCGGATAGTATCTTCAAGATTGGTTTGAGAAATGTTCAACGCCAAGTTTCTGAGCTTCGAGTTTAAGTGACTTGAGGTACTGAACAGCTTCATCAAGTACAGAAGCTGTATTCATCTCTTCTCCTCCAGGGACAATCCTCCTCAACACTCCCATCATCTTCTTCATCTTTCTCCTTCCTTTCCCATCATTGTTAGAACTACTCGCACTTCCCGATACACTCTGCTTCCTTCTTGAGCTATATCCATAGCTTGAGCAACTTGATTCAGCTGATGTATTCCCATACTCCCTGAGAGACTCACGAGCTGTGGTGCTGACCTCTTCTGAATCACAACCATCCTCACTCTCATCACCATCTTCATCTGTGCTCAAGAGAGCATCAATCTCGTTAGGATCTTCTTGGTGAGAAGAGGATGATGATACTTCTTGTCGGCCATAGTTACCATAACTTCCCGCAACATACTCGTTATGAAACGAAGAAGCTAATCCGGAGTTCACGAGCCTAGGTGTCAGCTCAGGATGGTACATCACTTGGCTGCGGTCATATGTTTGGTCGAAAACGACAAAGTTATTT is a genomic window containing:
- the LOC106301212 gene encoding transcription factor bHLH144-like codes for the protein MQNNQYPYFSDVMGDGNMNSVPSYASASSFDALSPPCAKLPFHGVELQPSSVCPNNFVVFDQTYDRSQVMYHPELTPRLVNSGLASSFHNEYVAGSYGNYGRQEVSSSSSHQEDPNEIDALLSTDEDGDESEDGCDSEEVSTTARESLREYGNTSAESSCSSYGYSSRRKQSVSGSASSSNNDGKGRRKMKKMMGVLRRIVPGGEEMNTASVLDEAVQYLKSLKLEAQKLGVEHFSNQS